One window of the Balaenoptera ricei isolate mBalRic1 chromosome X, mBalRic1.hap2, whole genome shotgun sequence genome contains the following:
- the TMSB4X gene encoding thymosin beta-4, which translates to MSDKPDMAEIEKFDKSKLKKTETREKNPLPSQETIEQEKQAGES; encoded by the exons ATGTCTGACAAACCCGATATGGCTGAGATTGAGAAATTCGATAAGTCgaaactgaagaaaacagaaacgaGAGAGAAAAATCCACTGCCTTCACAAGAAA CGATTGAACAGGAGAAGCAAGCAGGCGAGTCGTAA